One segment of Toxoplasma gondii ME49 chromosome VI, whole genome shotgun sequence DNA contains the following:
- a CDS encoding hypothetical protein (encoded by transcript TGME49_239340~Predicted trans-membrane domain (TMHMM2.0):83-106), with the protein MDLDSLQLHTKAWIPRFQGFLQHTRPRGTQKEEKELLCKSLMAASRFVPDGCSIECHYNLETPKTRLLVSSSLQAKRTGRRLPASLFSFLALAFLFLLSGEGATLLSPQTFASPDATSVAVAVSCVAPRRRHFALPPASCLLLRATGDPAKRNHSASSTGGGERKKRDFWKERRRDGQERKNTLSWFTRREEKAGETLGKGRKWGRTGALRRWQGEEKAGRREGRSLCGADFAGVFSLRESRNPFPDTPPRLNSDGDGQPRKRLAVSSATSVGASVFPHCSFLDGSLPSRKERLSLFLARKVRSTQKTNSLPRSSRHRSALLSSCSRFSLSSSSACHSFLLTSLARRWTRLQARGEERGAIFFLHLSPRERDASLSVVCSPLSASSAGRRSSFSPASRASSPLPAVTFFSSSSKPLPSFSSSPSAATRRSQKENDPRSSALHSQLSDLPLSTLLPPPWMLAPPSLVAFYNNHSSPSKQEVQDGEMEGEVEGEEGEEEETDEGEEPEGGEGEEGEEGEGEEGEEDGEEAETSGDAFHGARRGRRERETGVAAPSKLPQSACASVAPQASGRPPLQPELSFLFFPPKAVTAEGGRGGEGCVSFRREKSLPKGGPDGAPGGKGGDVLLEVGEPPAVALSPPTRPAHPTETTTKTHLMETEASPVLCRRRRRRAGDQACLVRRGEKRAAEDLSRRKRGVWKAEDGGRGHGAMRHGSAGSHERMAVPPNTLVLDVTDLEEELRELKERRKEEEGDGSDEEDALLEKSLQAMLRTHGKREESAREGRENAPKKREDELGHDEGEPEREEGEPARVEQRGQESERSGENGEESEMEEVDDDEAFAVFAQMFSEFLENAEKRDASRKQGRNLVRRGAFRKETKDGGKRSTRYRLFFERGPHESQKPKSDEVEEDEEDAVESLLFSPFESESLGPAKKRRLARAESQERGLRRIETRRRRRRTSADEDEELEESVESGGESLVQRVRGRSDATRLRSTREEDARHTERRKSDKMYQPREEKNAKTMPEKAVAEHMAEKEEIRGDKEGEKEEIRGDKEGDEEEIRGDKEGDEEEIRGDKEGDGDDCDGDEKEGHEDDEKKAPAVHGVYLSRAGQQLLLARGGSGGRGNAAFLTNTNRHPTTVERGEEGERRHLLVIPNFADVLVVGFRGSGKTSLLQTASNVAHNNMLYSSSRSSAPQSLSASLPGGTGTALVCWRSPAESCSASWEEQDGRFDEAGVSFLHGSNSAKSLSAAPGCATLETATRCDRGNAVFLLDAPGLPDVEQENGSRSLSPSSPSFSASPSPFSAPFSPSSPASVLGGLAPCRLTAMVLDASSPSEVAESYKRLCRALHSGLPGALRVPRIIVLSKIDAAASPEKLLEVAASLRAFTKNRKIFQVSAHTGEGISLLVSQTQEILRSLYVSSPSDTQLPTTTPAASSSSSSSSSSSSSSRFSPFLLSRPPSPSFEKMRGGSVESETEPEKQTRQRRENAVSSGSIHRHPLTRLSSPSSPSSPSPSSSPSSSSGFSPLSAERLLDLYRQLGGCGVRIHLWEDLEEERQRKLRRRRLVGKNVPSSFFSAQQEDTQRTQASQRSCERTESSLQPRRAIDLETTLFASASEEKREERGEAEGEKQEDNGEEGEVGREEGMETVGAEGVPRRVVGVNRETERELRLLLAEERRRMENEETRKNRSKRKKKKATSGASGLVSSREKLEHEIDAFPAMPRTPVALEWTWEEEPENEKPKMKPGRIFRLSGTLIDTLTRQVKEFDNQATLRLYRQLDARGIIERLFLEAGAEEGDTLLAGDAELKLLPAYSRRMESLKPLLLSEGLPSAAAETDEEREGKRESDKFEAWINTAAEMPMSLYDRGARRLWRKRRRSFVRHARSLGHGEFLARGVSAAPWRLHSSAVHTSEGQAARRRQSETEEET; encoded by the exons ATGGACCTCGACTCTCTGCAGTTACACACTAAAGCATGGATTCCTCGGTTTCAGGGATTCCTTCAACACACCCGACCAAGAGGGACtcagaaagaggaaaaagaactgCTTTGCAAGAGCCTAATGGCCGCGTCTCGCTTCGTGCCGGACGGCTGTTCCATAGAGTGCCACTACAACCTGGAGACACCGAAGACGAGGctgctcgtttcctcttctctccaagCAAAGAGGACTGGAAGACgccttcctgcctctctcttcagcttcttggccctcgccttcctctttctcctctccggcGAAGGCGCAACGCTGCTCTCGCCTCAGACGTTCGCTTCTCCAGACGCTAcctccgtcgctgtcgctgtctcctgcgtcgctccacgaaggagacacttcgcGCTCCCGCCtgccagctgtctccttcttcgcgcgaCAGGCGACCCTGCAAAGCGAAACCACTCTGCGTCTAGCACAGGgggaggggagaggaagaagcgcgacttctggaaggaaaggagacgcgatggacaggagagaaagaataCGCTTTCATGGTTCACGAGACGtgaggagaaggcgggagagacacTTGGGAAAGGACGAAAATGGGGACGAACAGGCGCGCTAAGACGCTggcagggagaagaaaaggcaggaaggagagaagggcggTCTCTCTGCGGTGCCGATTTCGCTGGTGTATTTTCACTTCGGGAGAGCAGAAATCCGTTTCCAGACActcctcctcgtctcaaCTCTGATGGGGATGGACAGCCGAGGAAGCgactcgctgtctcttctgcgacTTCGGTGGGCGCCTCCGTTTTTCCGCACTGCTCTTTTCTTGATGGGAGTCTACcgagcagaaaagaaagactcTCTTTGTTCCTCGCCAGGAAAGTGCGTTCAACTCAGAAGACGAATTCACTTCCTCGGTCTTCGCGGCACCGGtctgctctgctctcctcctgttctcgcttttcactctcttcttcttctgcttgtcACTCGTTCCTTCTCACTAGCCTGGCTAGAAGATGGACAAGGCTTCAagcgagaggggaagaaagaggcgcgatcttctttctccacctgtctccaagggagagagatgcgtcgctctccgtcgtttgctctcctctctcagcttcttctgccggccggcgttcgtctttctcgcctgcgtctcgtgcttcttctcccctgccAGCCGTCACCTTCTTTTCTAGTTCTTCAAAGCCGCTGCcgagcttctcttcttcgccatcAGCCGCGACCAGACGCAGCCAGAAAGAAAATGATCCTCGATCCAGCGCTCTGCACTCGCAACTCAGCGACTTGCCTCTTTCcacgcttcttcctccccccTGGATGCTGGCACCGCCctctctcgtcgccttctACAATAATCACTCGAGTCCAAGCAAACAGGAAGTCCAAGATGGAGAAATGGAGGGAGAAgtagaaggagaagaaggagaggaagaagaaacagatgaaggagaagaaccagaaggaggagaaggagaagaaggagaagaaggagaaggagaagaaggagaagaagacggagaggaggcggagacaaGCGGAGATGCATTTCATGGAGCCAGGAGAGGTCGCAGGGAGCGCGAAACAGGTGTCGCGGCACCCTCGAAGCTTCCCcagagtgcatgcgcttcggTCGCTCCCCAGGCTAGCGGTCGCCCGCCCCTGCAGCCTGaactttcttttctgtttttccctcCCAAGGCCGTGACGGCGgagggaggcagaggcggcgaaggctgcgtttcttttcgacgagaaaagagctTGCCGAAGGGAGGCCCAGACGGCGCCCCAGGCGGAAAGGGTGGCGACGTTCTCCTCGAGGTCGGCGAGCCACCGGCcgtcgcgctgtctcctccaacGCGACCAGCCCACCCAacggagacgacgacgaagacgcacctgatggagacggaggcgagTCCGGTCTTGTGtcggcgacggcggcgcAGAGCTGGAGATCAGGCCTGCCTCGttcgacgaggagagaagcgagcagCGGAAGATCtgagcagaaggaaacgggGAGTTTGGAAGGCCGAAGACGGCGGCAGGGGCCATGGCGCGATGCGGCACGGA aGCGCAGGAAGCCATGAGCGAATGGCGGTGCCCCCCAACACCCTCGTCCTCGATGTGACGGAtctcgaggaagagctgcgcgagctgaaggagagacgaaaggaagaagaaggagacggaagcgacgaggaagacgcccTTCTAGAGAAGAGTCTGCAAGCCATGCTCCGTACCCACGgcaaacgagaagaaagtgccagggaagggagagagaacgcccccaagaaacgagaagacgagctcGGAcacgacgaaggagaaccagagagagaagaaggagaaccaGCGAGAGTAGAGCAACGAGGGCAAGAGAGCGAACGCAGTggagagaatggagaagagagcgagatgGAAGAAGTGGACGACGATGAGGCATTCGCTGTGTTTGCTCAGATGTTTAGCGAGTTTCTTGAAAATGCAGAAAAGCGTGACGCGAGCAGGAAGCAGGGAAGGAACCTCGTACGTCGCGGCGCGTTccggaaggaaacgaaagacggTGGAAAGCGTTCGACACGCTACAGACTGTTTTTCGAGCGAGGCCCTCATGAATCACAAAAGccgaagagcgacgaagtcgaagaagacgaagaagacgcggtggagtctcttttgttttctccttttgaGTCCGAGTCCCTGGggcctgcgaagaagaggagactggCGAGGGCGGAGAGCCAAGAGAGAGGCCTGAGGCGTATCGAGacacgaaggcgaaggcgacgaacctctgcagatgaagacgaggagctcgaggaaagcgtcgagAGCGGGGGAGAGTCACTTGTTCAGCGAGTTCGAGGAAGGAGCGACGCTACGCGTCTACGAtccacgagagaagaagacgcgagacacacagagagaagaaagagcgacaaAATGTATCAAccacgagaagagaaaaacgcaaagacgATGCCAGAGAAGGCCGTGGCAGAACACatggcagagaaagaagagatccgtggagacaaggaaggagagaaagaagagatccgtggagacaaggaaggagacgaagaagagatccgtggagacaaggaaggagacgaagaagagatccgtggagacaaggaaggagacggcgatgactgcgacggagacgagaaagaaggccatgaagacgacgagaagaaggcgcctgCAGTCCACGGAGTGTATCTCAGTCGCGCAGgccagcagctgcttctcgctcggGGCGGCAGTGGTGGACGAGGCAATGCAGCCTTCCTCACAAATAC caatcGCCATCCAACGACGGTcgagcgaggcgaggaaggcgaaaggcgCCACCTCCTCGTCATCCCAAACTTTGCGGATGTCCTCGTCGTGGGCTTCCGAGGTTCAGGGAAAACGTCTCTCCTTCAAACAGCTTCAAACGTCGCTCATAACAACATGCTgtactcttcttctcgctcttctgctcctcagtccctgtctgcgtcgcttcCGGGCGGTACGGGGACGGCTCTGGTGTGTTGGCGTTCTCCCGCTGAGTCTTGCTCTGCATCTTGGGAAGAGCAAGACGGGCGTTTTGACGAAGCAGGCGTTTCATTTCTCCACGGCTCGAACTCCGCGAAGAGTCTCTCGGCGGCACCCGGGTGTGCGACCCTGGAGACTGCAACGCGTTGCGATAGAGGCAACGCGGTGTTTCTTCTGGACGCCCCTGGCCTTCCGGATGTGGAGCAGGAGAACGGAAgtcggtctctctccccttcttctccttcgttttctgcttcgccttctcctttttcagctcctttctctccttcctcgcctgcaTCTGTTCTGGGAGGTCTCGCGCCTTGCCGCCTCACAGCCATGGTGCTCGACGCGTCGAGCCCC TCGGAAGTCGCGGAAAGCTACAAACGCCTATGCAGAGCTCTCCACAGCGGACTCCCAGGGGCCTTGCGCGTCCCGAGGATCATCGTTCTATCCAAAATCGATGCGGCTGCCTCTCCGGAGAAATTGCTCGAGGTCGCGGCGTCGCTTCGCGCCTTCACAAAGAACCGGAAAATCTTTCAGGTCTCAG CCCACACGGGGGAGGGAATTTCGCTGCTCGTTTCGCAGACGCAAGAAATCCTCCGAAGTCTTTACGTCTCTTCGCCTAGTGACACCCAACTCCCGACGACGACccctgccgcttcttcttcctcttcttcttcctcttcttcgtcctcttcttctcgcttctctccgtttcttttaTCGCGTCCGCCTTCTCCGAGTTTCGAGAAGATGCGGGGGGGATCCGTGGAGTCTGAGACAGAGCCGGAAAAACAAACAAGACAACGCCGCGAAAACGCTGTTTCTTCAGGATCAATCCATCGTCACCCACTGACTCGCttgtcgtctccttcgtctccttcttctccttctccttcttcttctccttcttcttcttctggcttctctccgctttctGCAGAGCGCCTGCTGGATCTGTATCGTCAGCTGGGAGGGTGTGGTGTGAGAATTCACTTGTGGGAAGacttggaagaagagagacagaggaaactgcggagaaggaggctTGTGGGGAAGAACGtcccttcgtctttcttctccgcacAGCAAGAAGATACACAGAGAACGCAGGCCTCACAACGCTCTTGCGAGAGAACGGAAAGCTCTCTGCAACCCCGCAGAGCAATCGACTTGGAGACAActctcttcgcgtctgcttcagaagaaaagagagaagaaagaggagaagcagaaggagaaaaacaagaagacaacggagaagaaggagaagtaggcagagaagaaggaatggAGACAGTCGGTGCAGAGGGTGTTCCGAGGCGAGTTGTTGGTGTGaatcgagagacagagagagagctgagGCTGCTGTTGGCGGAGGAACGGAGACGGATGGAAAAtgaagaaacgcggaaaaacagatcgaagaggaagaaaaagaaagcgacaagCGGAGCGTCCggtctcgtttcctccagGGAAAAACTCGAGCACGAGATCGACGCCTTTCCTGCCATGCCTCGAACGCCGGTTGCTCTGGAGTGGACTTGGGAGGAAGAAccagagaacgaaaaaccGA AGATGAAACCTGGGCGGATCTTCCGTTTGTCCGGGACGCTGATCGATACCCTGACGCGTCAAGTGAAGGAATTCGATAACCAAGCCACACTCcggctgtacagacagctcgACGCCCGTGGCATCATCGAG CGACTTTTCCTCGAGGCTggcgcagaggaaggagacacgctcctcgcaggcgacgcggagCTGAAGTTACTGCCGGCTTATAGTCGGAGAATGGAGAGCTTGAAGCCGCTGCTCTTGAGCGAGGGCCTGCCTTCTgccgcggcagagacagacgaagagcgagaagggaagagagaaagcgacaagTTCGAGGCCTGGATCAACACAGCAGCTGAGATGCC AATGTCGCTCTACGACCGCGGTGCGAGACGCTtgtggagaaaaaggcgcCGCAGCTTCGTCAGACACGCTCGCTCGCTGGGCCATGGAGAATTTCTCGCGAGAGGCGTCTCGGCAGCGCCCTGGAGGCTTCACAGCTCGGCTGTGCATACATCCGAAGGACAGGCAGCGCGGAGACGGCAAAGCGAGACCGAAGAGGAAACGTGA